Proteins encoded within one genomic window of Komagataella phaffii GS115 chromosome 3, complete sequence:
- a CDS encoding Tetrameric phosphoglycerate mutase, which produces MTEAKYTIILVRHGQSQWNRLDRFCGWEDVHLSTEGARQAEYSGRLIRESGIIPTVLHTSRLTRSCQTGNIILEQLNRQYIDIYRSWRLNERHYGALQGRFKSDVLKEVGKEKYMEWRRAYEGCPPLLEEADHDDRYRNVDRSELPRGESLKMVLERFLPYVNDVLVPLLEKDPSEIPLLSVHGSIVRALIKYWYSISDEDISGINIPNAIPLVITLDKDFKPVGAYKYLDPQSAYVEANKVAHQGFGQT; this is translated from the coding sequence ATGACGGAGGCCAAATACACGATAATACTAGTTCGTCACGGCCAATCTCAATGGAATCGGTTGGACAGGTTCTGTGGATGGGAAGATGTCCACTTGTCCACTGAAGGTGCTCGTCAAGCTGAGTACTCTGGTAGATTGATCAGGGAATCTGGTATAATCCCAACAGTTCTGCATACTTCAAGATTGACCAGGTCTTGTCAAACAGGAAACATTATTCTAGAGCAATTGAATCGCCAATACATTGATATTTATAGGTCTTGGAGACTGAACGAAAGACATTATGGAGCGCTGCAAGGTCGCTTCAAGTCCgatgttttgaaagaagTAGGCAAAGAAAAGTACATGGAATGGCGTCGAGCTTACGAAGGATGCCCTCCTTTGCTAGAAGAAGCCGATCATGATGACCGATACAGGAACGTGGACCGATCTGAACTTCCCCGAGGCGAGTCTTTAAAAATGGTTCTGGAACGATTTTTACCCTACGTAAACGACGTATTAGTAcctcttttggaaaaggaTCCTTCTGAGATACCTCTTCTTTCCGTTCATGGATCCATTGTGCGTGCTCTTATCAAGTATTGGTACAGCATATCCGATGAGGATATTTCGGGTATCAATATTCCCAACGCGATACCACTGGTGATTACACTGGATAAGGACTTCAAGCCAGTTGGAGCATACAAATATTTAGATCCGCAGTCAGCCTACGTTGAGGCTAACAAGGTGGCACACCAGGGATTCGGACAGACTTAA